One Lytechinus variegatus isolate NC3 chromosome 11, Lvar_3.0, whole genome shotgun sequence DNA segment encodes these proteins:
- the LOC121423537 gene encoding leucine-rich repeat extensin-like protein 3: protein HLLHPLTPFLSSHLITVFSTLLPPSSLPILSLSSPPSYPLPLFPSYHCLLHPLTPFLSSHPITVFSTLLPPSSLPILSLSSPPSYPLPLFPSYHCLLHPLTPFLSSHPITVFSTLLPPSSLPILSLSSPPSYPLPLFPILSLSSPPSYPLPLFPSYHCLLHPLTPFLSSHPITVFTLLPPSSLPILSLSSPPSYPLPLFPSYHCLLHPLTPFLSSHPITVFSTLLPLPLFPSYHCLLHPLTPFLSSHPITVFSTLLPPSSLPILSLSSPPSYPLPLFPILSLSSPPSYPFLSSPSYHCLLHPLTPFLSSHPITVFSTLLPPSSLPHPITVFSTLLPLPLFPSYHCLLHPLTPFLSSHPITVFSTLLPPSSLPILSLSSAPSNPFLLFTIPPSSSLIYCPLYSSPSHSPTSCPLPSTPILSSLSVSHIPPGCIVRTVTRVAASLDKGLRYPVYKLCQVQCIVSIPIQCQRILAGIFP from the exons CATCTTCTCCACCCTCTTACCCCCTTCCTCTCTTCCCATCTTATCACTGTCTTCTCCACCCTCTTACCCCCTTCCTCTCTTCCCATCCTATCACTGTCTTCTCCACCTTCTTACCCCCTTCCTCTCTTCCCATCCTATCACTGCCTTCTCCACCCTCTTACCCCCTTCCTCTCTTCCCATCCTATCACTGTCTTCTCCACCCTCTTACCCCCTTCCTCTCTTCCCATCCTATCACTGTCTTCTCCACCCTCTTACCCCCTTCCTCTCTTCCCATCCTATCACTGTCTTCTCCACCCTCTTACCCCCTTCCTCTCTTCCCATCCTATCACTGTCTTCTCCACCCTCTTACCCCCTTCCTCTCTTCCCATCCTATCACTGTCTTCTCCCCCCTCTTACCCCCTTCCTCTCTTCCCCATCCTATCACTGTCTTCTCCACCCTCTTACCCCCTTCCTCTCTTCCCATCCTATCACTGTCTTCTCCACCCTCTTACCCCCTTCCTCTCTTCCCATCCTATCACTGTCTTCACACTCTTACCCCCTTCCTCTCTTCCCATCCTATCACTGTCTTCTCCACCCTCTTACCCCCTTCCTCTCTTCCCATCCTATCACTGTCTTCTCCACCCTCTTACCCCCTTCCTCTCTTCCCATCCTATCACTGTCTTCTCCACCCTCTTACCCCTTCCTCTCTTCCCATCCTATCACTGTCTTCTCCACCCTCTTACCCCCTTCCTCTCTTCCCATCCTATCACTGTCTTCTCCACCCTCTTACCCCCTTCCTCTCTTCCCATCCTATCACTGTCTTCTCCACCCTCTTACCCCCTTCCTCTCTTCCCCATCCTATCACTGTCTTCTCCACCCTCTTACCCCTTCCTCTCTTCCCCATCCTATCACTGTCTTCTCCACCCTCTTACCCCCTTCCTCTCTTCCCATCCTATCACTGTCTTCTCCACCCTCTTACCCCCTTCCTCTCTTCCCCATCCTATCACTGTCTTCTCCACCCTCTTACCCCTTCCTCTCTTCCCATCCTATCACTGTCTTCTCCACCCTCTTACCCCCTTCCTCTCTTCCCATCCTATCACTGTCTTCTCCACCCTCTTACCCCCTTCCTCTCTTCCCATCCTATCACTGTCTTCTGCACCCTCTAATCCCTTTCTTCTCTTCACTATACCTCCATCGTCTTCTCTAATCTATTGTCCTCTCTATTCTTCTCCATCCCATTCTCCAACCTCTTGCCCCCTTCCCTCCACCCCTATCCTGTCCTCATTATCTGTCAGTCACATCCCACCTGGGTGCATCGTACGCACCGTGACTCG GGTAGCTGCTAGCCTGGACAAAGGGCTGCGGTATCCTGTTTACAAGCTTTGCCAAGTTCAGTGCATTGTATCCATCCCGATCCAATGTCAGAG GATCTTAGCAGGGATATTTCCCTAA